One segment of Macrotis lagotis isolate mMagLag1 chromosome 1, bilby.v1.9.chrom.fasta, whole genome shotgun sequence DNA contains the following:
- the LOC141507278 gene encoding uncharacterized protein LOC141507278 isoform X2 has product MSLLKHPNTSQPSHCHYRKNAQERPSWLKHPPNTSKMPQLNHKMMALPHLHHLTKTSHHHKQHTMAPILPLAKTDIPTKKISGALIPNEECFIPPLGPKHQQDSPLAPDHLLEHPSGSDHLPKIFPACNHSSTEDVMVLNQKDPVLSFSDHQTEAPFSESHRSKTTTLAKIVPKTETKTSKPLPRTPTQKTKSLPRPKRRIKATNALLGLFNLDPVFHPLAKSLPHPLLAKAPYKTPVVNYWAQVQSLKGSHKLQSRETFSFLQYHHSRPPTVPTSAHLKHRNKPTTEGRYNPHPLHAPSSTTHVSVQTDKDNWETLLLRKYFLDTSSSSPDLDTSTTLPEPSISIKTNKDPREAESQGSGIQDTLPSSSDLETDMNPESTLHVSIQTEPVTWEAIFSRIELQETLPFSSDVGTDLTPEPAFHASIQTEPITWETIFSKGGLQETLLFSSDVSREPTLHTSFQTEPDSWSTVYPETDQEEIFLRGQDDRITLLGSSPSNITLSGPPQLPDPWVEHMPESSTWITLHPELEQWKTTQETDNLGTLLSSQDLDTKNISKPTVHESIPIKKKDLETIPQILGISNYQKITLIDKDYETATLLDLDDKERPLSSPHVVTTPLPSPYHQAKDISSPDAQAALQQKLKKWAIFLEETNLWDTLKLSTESETENTSVLIDHISDEAEQEKFEIIDVVSTRTEYQEPNLTQNTPVLIDHISDVSEQENFEIIDIMPLRIEHQEPTQNESTPVLTDYISNVTEEEKFEFIDIMPLRIEYQDPNHIVKDHRVTFLSLDNDKENALLGPDHQVTLLLSPIQKQETENTVHCLAQDIVQIGQESGKMTPWRIGQKATFVKGQNEAMLPVVLDPKDPAQLVLEPQITPSSSTDLQAENLPDLSTQVSPQPEPDPSDTMSSGTKHRFISLGDQVTTLLRSDHKEMTLSRPDHNAALRSNPERQSEVVEALRTTEHSAKLSEGQEQGTPPLTSNLSVTLPSISDNQAKAGTEPTNMPSIPSAILDEEKIAPPSCNKKISPSRSNLQAKAPTGHDHQPDTELSSSHRDEAESGFLHQLQTMLKKQTELQLNYIKPNTIDEGTDSEKTVNAIIHSIPQEKIKSDLYKSLSHDGFSPCDYKVCLICASWIPDGCPHEGMKYPCEAHLLAIPIPMPKSEEEIGVKFVLKFLQVTISSLFRPSNTHSHLKKSLEGEETSHIPVLSRPKWFHFILGMNRKSEISSSNV; this is encoded by the exons ATGTCCCTTCTAAAGCATCCTAATACCTCCCAACCATCACACTGTCACTACCGCAAGAATGCACAAGAGAGACCTTCTTGGCTCAAACATCCACCTAACACTTCCAAGATGCCCCAACTCAATCATAAAATGATGGCACTGCCTCATCTTCATCACTTGACTAAAACATCCCATCATCACAAGCAGCATACAATGGCTCCCATCTTGCCTTTAGCTAAGACTGATATCCCAACCAAAAAAATTTCTGGAGCTTTGATTCCCAATGAAGAATGCTTTATACCTCCTCTTGGCCCCAAACACCAACAAGACTCTCCTTTGGCTCCTGACCACCTGTTGGAGCATCCTTCAGGCTCTGACCACCTTCCCAAGATCTTTCCAGCCTGTAACCATTCTAGTACTGAGGATGTGATGGTTCTCAACCAAAAGGACCCAGTACTGTCTTTCTCTGACCACCAGACTGAGGCTCCATTCTCTGAGAGTCACAGGTCCAAGACTACTACCCTAGCTAAAATTGTTCCTAAAACTGAGACCAAGACCAGCAAACCTTTGCCAAGAACTCCCACTCAGAAgacaaaatctttgccaagaccTAAGCGCCGGATCAAGGCCACTAATGCACTATTAGGACTTTTCAACTTGGACCCTGTATTCCATCCACTTGCAAAATCATTACCTCATCCTCTCTTGGCCAAGGCCCCATATAAAACACCAGTTGTAAACTACTGGGCCCAGGTTCAGTCTCTGAAGGGATCACATAAGCTCCAGTCCAGAGAAACCTTTTCCTTTTTACAGTACCATCATTCTAGACCTCCAACTGTACCCACATCAGCACATCTGAAACACAGAAACAAGCCTACAACTGAAGGCAGGTATAATCCTCACCCACTACATGCACCATCCTCAACTACTCATGTCTCAGTTCAAACAGATAAAGACAACTGGGAAACTTTGCTGCTGAGAAAGTACTTCCTGGACACAAGTTCATCCAGTCCTGATTTGGACACTTCAACTACACTACCAGAACCTTCCATTTCAATTAAAACTAACAAAGATCCCCGGGAAGCAGAATCCCAAGGATCAGGCATCCAGGACACACTTCCATCTAGTTCTGACCTAGAAACTGACATGAACCCAGAATCTACGCTCCATGTGTCCATCCAAACAGAGCCAGTCACCTGGGAAGCAATATTCTCAAGAATAGAACTCCAGGAAACACTTCCATTCAGTTCTGATGTGGGAACTGACCTGACCCCAGAGCCTGCTTTTCATGCCTCTATCCAAACAGAGCCAATCACCTGGGAAACAATATTCTCAAAAGGAGGACTCCAGGAAACacttctattcagttctgatgTGAGCCGAGAGCCTACTTTGCATACCTCCTTCCAAACAGAGCCAGATTCCTGGAGCACAGTATACCCAGAGACAGACCAGGAGGAAATCTTTCTAAGAGGCCAGGATGATAGGATAACACTATTGGGTTCAAGCCCCTCAAATATAACACTATCTGGCCCTCCACAACTCCCTGACCCCTGGGTTGAGCATATGCCAGAGTCCAGTACCTGGATCACACTTCATCCAGAACTAGAACAATGGAAAACAACACAGGAAACAGATAACCTGGGTACACTTTTATCTAGCCAAGATCTGGACACTAAGAATATATCAAAGCCTACTGTTCATGAATcaattccaataaaaaaaaaggacttggAAACAATACCACAAATACTGGGAATATCTAATTACCAGAAAATAACATTAATAGATAAGGATTATGAGACAGCAACTCTACTGGACTTGGATGACAAGGAGAGACCTCTCTCCAGTCCTCACGTAGTCACAACACCTCTGCCCAGCCCCTACCATCAGGCTAAGGATATATCAAGCCCTGATGCCCAGGCTGCACttcaacaaaaactaaaaaaatgggcAATATTTTtagaggaaacaaacctctgggACACATTAAAACTTAGTACAGAGTCAGAAACTGAGAATACCTCAGTCCTCATTGATCATATCTCAGATGAGGCAGagcaagaaaaatttgaaatcataGATGTAGTGTCAACAAGAACAGAGTACCAGGAACCGAATCTAACTCAGAATACTCCAGTCCTCATTGATCATATCTCAGATGTGTCAGagcaagaaaattttgaaatcataGATATAATGCCACTGAGAATAGAGCACCAGGAGCCAACTCAAAATGAGAGTACTCCAGTCCTCACTGATTATATCTCAAAtgtgacagaggaagaaaaatttgaattcatagaTATAATGCCACTGAGAATAGAGTACCAGGACCCAAATCATATAGTCAAGGATCACAGGGTAACATTTCTTTCCTTGgacaatgataaagaaaatgctCTACTTGGACCTGACCACCAGGTCACACTACTTCTTAGTCCTATCCAGAAGCAAGAGACTGAGAATACAGTACATTGCCTTGCCCAAGATATAGTTCAAATAGGCCAAGAATCTGGGAAAATGACACCATGGAGAATTGGCCAAAAGGCCACATTTGTAAAAGGCCAGAATGAAGCAATGCTTCCAGTGGTCTTAGACCCCAAAGATCCAGCTCAACTTGTCCTTGAACCCCAGATCACACCTTCATCTAGTACTGACCTGCAGGCTGAGAATTTACCAGATCTAAGTACCCAGGTGTCTCCTCAACCAGAACCTGACCCTTCTGACACAATGTCATCAGGAACAAAGCATCGATTCATCAGTCTAGGAGATCAGGTAACAACATTATTGAGATCAGATCATAAGGAAATGACTCTATCTCGACCTGATCATAATGCAGCACTCCGATCCAACCCTGAAAGACAGTCAGAAGTTGTTGAAGCTCTCAGAACTACAGAACACTCAGCAAAATTGTCTGAGGGTCAAGAGCAGGGCACACCTCCACTTACTTCTAACCTATCAGTCACTCTTCCATCCATCTCTGACAACCAGGCTAAAGCTGGAACAGAACCCACCAACATGCCAAGCATACCATCAGCAATCTTGGATGAAGAGAAAATAGCCCCTCCAAGttgcaacaagaaaatatcaCCATCGAGGTCCAACCTCCAGGCTAAGGCTCCAACAGGTCATGACCACCAGCCTGACACTGAGCTGAGCTCCAGCCACCGAGATGAGGCTGAATCTGGGTTCCTACACCAGCTCCAAACTATGCTAAAGAAACAGACTGAATTGCAGTTAAACTACATCAAACCAAACACTATTGATGAAGGGACTGACTCTGAAAAAACTGTCAATGCCATCATACATTCCATCCctcaggagaaaataaaaagtgaCTTGTACAAGTCTCTGAGTCATGATGGATTCAGCCCATGTGATTATAAAGTCTGTTTAATTTGTGCCTCTTGGATCCCAGATGGCTGCCCACATGAGGGGATGAAATACCCTTGTGAAGCCCATTTGCTGGCCATACCAATTCCTATGCCCAAGTCTGAGGAGGAGATTGGTGTGAAATTTGTCCTCAAATTCCTCCAGGTAACAATCTCCTCCCTTTTCAGACCCTCAAATACCCATAGCCATTTGAAAAAGTCATTAGAAGGTGAAGAAACATCTCACATCCCTGTTCTTTCAAGGCCAAAGTGGTTTCATTTCATCCTAG GGATGAACAGAAAAAGTGAAATCTCCTCttcaaatgtttaa
- the LOC141507278 gene encoding uncharacterized protein LOC141507278 isoform X1: MGRRPRIFPKELVQFPQNSLHHQAPSVLLPCPPHWISPFWEKEFQSRAELMSLLKHPNTSQPSHCHYRKNAQERPSWLKHPPNTSKMPQLNHKMMALPHLHHLTKTSHHHKQHTMAPILPLAKTDIPTKKISGALIPNEECFIPPLGPKHQQDSPLAPDHLLEHPSGSDHLPKIFPACNHSSTEDVMVLNQKDPVLSFSDHQTEAPFSESHRSKTTTLAKIVPKTETKTSKPLPRTPTQKTKSLPRPKRRIKATNALLGLFNLDPVFHPLAKSLPHPLLAKAPYKTPVVNYWAQVQSLKGSHKLQSRETFSFLQYHHSRPPTVPTSAHLKHRNKPTTEGRYNPHPLHAPSSTTHVSVQTDKDNWETLLLRKYFLDTSSSSPDLDTSTTLPEPSISIKTNKDPREAESQGSGIQDTLPSSSDLETDMNPESTLHVSIQTEPVTWEAIFSRIELQETLPFSSDVGTDLTPEPAFHASIQTEPITWETIFSKGGLQETLLFSSDVSREPTLHTSFQTEPDSWSTVYPETDQEEIFLRGQDDRITLLGSSPSNITLSGPPQLPDPWVEHMPESSTWITLHPELEQWKTTQETDNLGTLLSSQDLDTKNISKPTVHESIPIKKKDLETIPQILGISNYQKITLIDKDYETATLLDLDDKERPLSSPHVVTTPLPSPYHQAKDISSPDAQAALQQKLKKWAIFLEETNLWDTLKLSTESETENTSVLIDHISDEAEQEKFEIIDVVSTRTEYQEPNLTQNTPVLIDHISDVSEQENFEIIDIMPLRIEHQEPTQNESTPVLTDYISNVTEEEKFEFIDIMPLRIEYQDPNHIVKDHRVTFLSLDNDKENALLGPDHQVTLLLSPIQKQETENTVHCLAQDIVQIGQESGKMTPWRIGQKATFVKGQNEAMLPVVLDPKDPAQLVLEPQITPSSSTDLQAENLPDLSTQVSPQPEPDPSDTMSSGTKHRFISLGDQVTTLLRSDHKEMTLSRPDHNAALRSNPERQSEVVEALRTTEHSAKLSEGQEQGTPPLTSNLSVTLPSISDNQAKAGTEPTNMPSIPSAILDEEKIAPPSCNKKISPSRSNLQAKAPTGHDHQPDTELSSSHRDEAESGFLHQLQTMLKKQTELQLNYIKPNTIDEGTDSEKTVNAIIHSIPQEKIKSDLYKSLSHDGFSPCDYKVCLICASWIPDGCPHEGMKYPCEAHLLAIPIPMPKSEEEIGVKFVLKFLQVTISSLFRPSNTHSHLKKSLEGEETSHIPVLSRPKWFHFILGMNRKSEISSSNV; this comes from the exons AACTGGTCCAGTTCCCACAAAATAGCCTCCATCACCAGGCCCCATCAGTGCTGTTACCATGTCCCCCTCACTGGATTTCACCATTCTGGGAAAAAGAATTCCAGTCAAGAGCTGAACTGATGTCCCTTCTAAAGCATCCTAATACCTCCCAACCATCACACTGTCACTACCGCAAGAATGCACAAGAGAGACCTTCTTGGCTCAAACATCCACCTAACACTTCCAAGATGCCCCAACTCAATCATAAAATGATGGCACTGCCTCATCTTCATCACTTGACTAAAACATCCCATCATCACAAGCAGCATACAATGGCTCCCATCTTGCCTTTAGCTAAGACTGATATCCCAACCAAAAAAATTTCTGGAGCTTTGATTCCCAATGAAGAATGCTTTATACCTCCTCTTGGCCCCAAACACCAACAAGACTCTCCTTTGGCTCCTGACCACCTGTTGGAGCATCCTTCAGGCTCTGACCACCTTCCCAAGATCTTTCCAGCCTGTAACCATTCTAGTACTGAGGATGTGATGGTTCTCAACCAAAAGGACCCAGTACTGTCTTTCTCTGACCACCAGACTGAGGCTCCATTCTCTGAGAGTCACAGGTCCAAGACTACTACCCTAGCTAAAATTGTTCCTAAAACTGAGACCAAGACCAGCAAACCTTTGCCAAGAACTCCCACTCAGAAgacaaaatctttgccaagaccTAAGCGCCGGATCAAGGCCACTAATGCACTATTAGGACTTTTCAACTTGGACCCTGTATTCCATCCACTTGCAAAATCATTACCTCATCCTCTCTTGGCCAAGGCCCCATATAAAACACCAGTTGTAAACTACTGGGCCCAGGTTCAGTCTCTGAAGGGATCACATAAGCTCCAGTCCAGAGAAACCTTTTCCTTTTTACAGTACCATCATTCTAGACCTCCAACTGTACCCACATCAGCACATCTGAAACACAGAAACAAGCCTACAACTGAAGGCAGGTATAATCCTCACCCACTACATGCACCATCCTCAACTACTCATGTCTCAGTTCAAACAGATAAAGACAACTGGGAAACTTTGCTGCTGAGAAAGTACTTCCTGGACACAAGTTCATCCAGTCCTGATTTGGACACTTCAACTACACTACCAGAACCTTCCATTTCAATTAAAACTAACAAAGATCCCCGGGAAGCAGAATCCCAAGGATCAGGCATCCAGGACACACTTCCATCTAGTTCTGACCTAGAAACTGACATGAACCCAGAATCTACGCTCCATGTGTCCATCCAAACAGAGCCAGTCACCTGGGAAGCAATATTCTCAAGAATAGAACTCCAGGAAACACTTCCATTCAGTTCTGATGTGGGAACTGACCTGACCCCAGAGCCTGCTTTTCATGCCTCTATCCAAACAGAGCCAATCACCTGGGAAACAATATTCTCAAAAGGAGGACTCCAGGAAACacttctattcagttctgatgTGAGCCGAGAGCCTACTTTGCATACCTCCTTCCAAACAGAGCCAGATTCCTGGAGCACAGTATACCCAGAGACAGACCAGGAGGAAATCTTTCTAAGAGGCCAGGATGATAGGATAACACTATTGGGTTCAAGCCCCTCAAATATAACACTATCTGGCCCTCCACAACTCCCTGACCCCTGGGTTGAGCATATGCCAGAGTCCAGTACCTGGATCACACTTCATCCAGAACTAGAACAATGGAAAACAACACAGGAAACAGATAACCTGGGTACACTTTTATCTAGCCAAGATCTGGACACTAAGAATATATCAAAGCCTACTGTTCATGAATcaattccaataaaaaaaaaggacttggAAACAATACCACAAATACTGGGAATATCTAATTACCAGAAAATAACATTAATAGATAAGGATTATGAGACAGCAACTCTACTGGACTTGGATGACAAGGAGAGACCTCTCTCCAGTCCTCACGTAGTCACAACACCTCTGCCCAGCCCCTACCATCAGGCTAAGGATATATCAAGCCCTGATGCCCAGGCTGCACttcaacaaaaactaaaaaaatgggcAATATTTTtagaggaaacaaacctctgggACACATTAAAACTTAGTACAGAGTCAGAAACTGAGAATACCTCAGTCCTCATTGATCATATCTCAGATGAGGCAGagcaagaaaaatttgaaatcataGATGTAGTGTCAACAAGAACAGAGTACCAGGAACCGAATCTAACTCAGAATACTCCAGTCCTCATTGATCATATCTCAGATGTGTCAGagcaagaaaattttgaaatcataGATATAATGCCACTGAGAATAGAGCACCAGGAGCCAACTCAAAATGAGAGTACTCCAGTCCTCACTGATTATATCTCAAAtgtgacagaggaagaaaaatttgaattcatagaTATAATGCCACTGAGAATAGAGTACCAGGACCCAAATCATATAGTCAAGGATCACAGGGTAACATTTCTTTCCTTGgacaatgataaagaaaatgctCTACTTGGACCTGACCACCAGGTCACACTACTTCTTAGTCCTATCCAGAAGCAAGAGACTGAGAATACAGTACATTGCCTTGCCCAAGATATAGTTCAAATAGGCCAAGAATCTGGGAAAATGACACCATGGAGAATTGGCCAAAAGGCCACATTTGTAAAAGGCCAGAATGAAGCAATGCTTCCAGTGGTCTTAGACCCCAAAGATCCAGCTCAACTTGTCCTTGAACCCCAGATCACACCTTCATCTAGTACTGACCTGCAGGCTGAGAATTTACCAGATCTAAGTACCCAGGTGTCTCCTCAACCAGAACCTGACCCTTCTGACACAATGTCATCAGGAACAAAGCATCGATTCATCAGTCTAGGAGATCAGGTAACAACATTATTGAGATCAGATCATAAGGAAATGACTCTATCTCGACCTGATCATAATGCAGCACTCCGATCCAACCCTGAAAGACAGTCAGAAGTTGTTGAAGCTCTCAGAACTACAGAACACTCAGCAAAATTGTCTGAGGGTCAAGAGCAGGGCACACCTCCACTTACTTCTAACCTATCAGTCACTCTTCCATCCATCTCTGACAACCAGGCTAAAGCTGGAACAGAACCCACCAACATGCCAAGCATACCATCAGCAATCTTGGATGAAGAGAAAATAGCCCCTCCAAGttgcaacaagaaaatatcaCCATCGAGGTCCAACCTCCAGGCTAAGGCTCCAACAGGTCATGACCACCAGCCTGACACTGAGCTGAGCTCCAGCCACCGAGATGAGGCTGAATCTGGGTTCCTACACCAGCTCCAAACTATGCTAAAGAAACAGACTGAATTGCAGTTAAACTACATCAAACCAAACACTATTGATGAAGGGACTGACTCTGAAAAAACTGTCAATGCCATCATACATTCCATCCctcaggagaaaataaaaagtgaCTTGTACAAGTCTCTGAGTCATGATGGATTCAGCCCATGTGATTATAAAGTCTGTTTAATTTGTGCCTCTTGGATCCCAGATGGCTGCCCACATGAGGGGATGAAATACCCTTGTGAAGCCCATTTGCTGGCCATACCAATTCCTATGCCCAAGTCTGAGGAGGAGATTGGTGTGAAATTTGTCCTCAAATTCCTCCAGGTAACAATCTCCTCCCTTTTCAGACCCTCAAATACCCATAGCCATTTGAAAAAGTCATTAGAAGGTGAAGAAACATCTCACATCCCTGTTCTTTCAAGGCCAAAGTGGTTTCATTTCATCCTAG GGATGAACAGAAAAAGTGAAATCTCCTCttcaaatgtttaa
- the LOC141507278 gene encoding uncharacterized protein LOC141507278 isoform X3, whose product MGRRPRIFPKELVQFPQNSLHHQAPSVLLPCPPHWISPFWEKEFQSRAELMSLLKHPNTSQPSHCHYRKNAQERPSWLKHPPNTSKMPQLNHKMMALPHLHHLTKTSHHHKQHTMAPILPLAKTDIPTKKISGALIPNEECFIPPLGPKHQQDSPLAPDHLLEHPSGSDHLPKIFPACNHSSTEDVMVLNQKDPVLSFSDHQTEAPFSESHRSKTTTLAKIVPKTETKTSKPLPRTPTQKTKSLPRPKRRIKATNALLGLFNLDPVFHPLAKSLPHPLLAKAPYKTPVVNYWAQVQSLKGSHKLQSRETFSFLQYHHSRPPTVPTSAHLKHRNKPTTEGRYNPHPLHAPSSTTHVSVQTDKDNWETLLLRKYFLDTSSSSPDLDTSTTLPEPSISIKTNKDPREAESQGSGIQDTLPSSSDLETDMNPESTLHVSIQTEPVTWEAIFSRIELQETLPFSSDVGTDLTPEPAFHASIQTEPITWETIFSKGGLQETLLFSSDVSREPTLHTSFQTEPDSWSTVYPETDQEEIFLRGQDDRITLLGSSPSNITLSGPPQLPDPWVEHMPESSTWITLHPELEQWKTTQETDNLGTLLSSQDLDTKNISKPTVHESIPIKKKDLETIPQILGISNYQKITLIDKDYETATLLDLDDKERPLSSPHVVTTPLPSPYHQAKDISSPDAQAALQQKLKKWAIFLEETNLWDTLKLSTESETENTSVLIDHISDEAEQEKFEIIDVVSTRTEYQEPNLTQNTPVLIDHISDVSEQENFEIIDIMPLRIEHQEPTQNESTPVLTDYISNVTEEEKFEFIDIMPLRIEYQDPNHIVKDHRVTFLSLDNDKENALLGPDHQVTLLLSPIQKQETENTVHCLAQDIVQIGQESGKMTPWRIGQKATFVKGQNEAMLPVVLDPKDPAQLVLEPQITPSSSTDLQAENLPDLSTQVSPQPEPDPSDTMSSGTKHRFISLGDQVTTLLRSDHKEMTLSRPDHNAALRSNPERQSEVVEALRTTEHSAKLSEGQEQGTPPLTSNLSVTLPSISDNQAKAGTEPTNMPSIPSAILDEEKIAPPSCNKKISPSRSNLQAKAPTGHDHQPDTELSSSHRDEAESGFLHQLQTMLKKQTELQLNYIKPNTIDEGTDSEKTVNAIIHSIPQEKIKSDLYKSLSHDGFSPCDYKVCLICASWIPDGCPHEGMKYPCEAHLLAIPIPMPKSEEEIGVKFVLKFLQG is encoded by the exons AACTGGTCCAGTTCCCACAAAATAGCCTCCATCACCAGGCCCCATCAGTGCTGTTACCATGTCCCCCTCACTGGATTTCACCATTCTGGGAAAAAGAATTCCAGTCAAGAGCTGAACTGATGTCCCTTCTAAAGCATCCTAATACCTCCCAACCATCACACTGTCACTACCGCAAGAATGCACAAGAGAGACCTTCTTGGCTCAAACATCCACCTAACACTTCCAAGATGCCCCAACTCAATCATAAAATGATGGCACTGCCTCATCTTCATCACTTGACTAAAACATCCCATCATCACAAGCAGCATACAATGGCTCCCATCTTGCCTTTAGCTAAGACTGATATCCCAACCAAAAAAATTTCTGGAGCTTTGATTCCCAATGAAGAATGCTTTATACCTCCTCTTGGCCCCAAACACCAACAAGACTCTCCTTTGGCTCCTGACCACCTGTTGGAGCATCCTTCAGGCTCTGACCACCTTCCCAAGATCTTTCCAGCCTGTAACCATTCTAGTACTGAGGATGTGATGGTTCTCAACCAAAAGGACCCAGTACTGTCTTTCTCTGACCACCAGACTGAGGCTCCATTCTCTGAGAGTCACAGGTCCAAGACTACTACCCTAGCTAAAATTGTTCCTAAAACTGAGACCAAGACCAGCAAACCTTTGCCAAGAACTCCCACTCAGAAgacaaaatctttgccaagaccTAAGCGCCGGATCAAGGCCACTAATGCACTATTAGGACTTTTCAACTTGGACCCTGTATTCCATCCACTTGCAAAATCATTACCTCATCCTCTCTTGGCCAAGGCCCCATATAAAACACCAGTTGTAAACTACTGGGCCCAGGTTCAGTCTCTGAAGGGATCACATAAGCTCCAGTCCAGAGAAACCTTTTCCTTTTTACAGTACCATCATTCTAGACCTCCAACTGTACCCACATCAGCACATCTGAAACACAGAAACAAGCCTACAACTGAAGGCAGGTATAATCCTCACCCACTACATGCACCATCCTCAACTACTCATGTCTCAGTTCAAACAGATAAAGACAACTGGGAAACTTTGCTGCTGAGAAAGTACTTCCTGGACACAAGTTCATCCAGTCCTGATTTGGACACTTCAACTACACTACCAGAACCTTCCATTTCAATTAAAACTAACAAAGATCCCCGGGAAGCAGAATCCCAAGGATCAGGCATCCAGGACACACTTCCATCTAGTTCTGACCTAGAAACTGACATGAACCCAGAATCTACGCTCCATGTGTCCATCCAAACAGAGCCAGTCACCTGGGAAGCAATATTCTCAAGAATAGAACTCCAGGAAACACTTCCATTCAGTTCTGATGTGGGAACTGACCTGACCCCAGAGCCTGCTTTTCATGCCTCTATCCAAACAGAGCCAATCACCTGGGAAACAATATTCTCAAAAGGAGGACTCCAGGAAACacttctattcagttctgatgTGAGCCGAGAGCCTACTTTGCATACCTCCTTCCAAACAGAGCCAGATTCCTGGAGCACAGTATACCCAGAGACAGACCAGGAGGAAATCTTTCTAAGAGGCCAGGATGATAGGATAACACTATTGGGTTCAAGCCCCTCAAATATAACACTATCTGGCCCTCCACAACTCCCTGACCCCTGGGTTGAGCATATGCCAGAGTCCAGTACCTGGATCACACTTCATCCAGAACTAGAACAATGGAAAACAACACAGGAAACAGATAACCTGGGTACACTTTTATCTAGCCAAGATCTGGACACTAAGAATATATCAAAGCCTACTGTTCATGAATcaattccaataaaaaaaaaggacttggAAACAATACCACAAATACTGGGAATATCTAATTACCAGAAAATAACATTAATAGATAAGGATTATGAGACAGCAACTCTACTGGACTTGGATGACAAGGAGAGACCTCTCTCCAGTCCTCACGTAGTCACAACACCTCTGCCCAGCCCCTACCATCAGGCTAAGGATATATCAAGCCCTGATGCCCAGGCTGCACttcaacaaaaactaaaaaaatgggcAATATTTTtagaggaaacaaacctctgggACACATTAAAACTTAGTACAGAGTCAGAAACTGAGAATACCTCAGTCCTCATTGATCATATCTCAGATGAGGCAGagcaagaaaaatttgaaatcataGATGTAGTGTCAACAAGAACAGAGTACCAGGAACCGAATCTAACTCAGAATACTCCAGTCCTCATTGATCATATCTCAGATGTGTCAGagcaagaaaattttgaaatcataGATATAATGCCACTGAGAATAGAGCACCAGGAGCCAACTCAAAATGAGAGTACTCCAGTCCTCACTGATTATATCTCAAAtgtgacagaggaagaaaaatttgaattcatagaTATAATGCCACTGAGAATAGAGTACCAGGACCCAAATCATATAGTCAAGGATCACAGGGTAACATTTCTTTCCTTGgacaatgataaagaaaatgctCTACTTGGACCTGACCACCAGGTCACACTACTTCTTAGTCCTATCCAGAAGCAAGAGACTGAGAATACAGTACATTGCCTTGCCCAAGATATAGTTCAAATAGGCCAAGAATCTGGGAAAATGACACCATGGAGAATTGGCCAAAAGGCCACATTTGTAAAAGGCCAGAATGAAGCAATGCTTCCAGTGGTCTTAGACCCCAAAGATCCAGCTCAACTTGTCCTTGAACCCCAGATCACACCTTCATCTAGTACTGACCTGCAGGCTGAGAATTTACCAGATCTAAGTACCCAGGTGTCTCCTCAACCAGAACCTGACCCTTCTGACACAATGTCATCAGGAACAAAGCATCGATTCATCAGTCTAGGAGATCAGGTAACAACATTATTGAGATCAGATCATAAGGAAATGACTCTATCTCGACCTGATCATAATGCAGCACTCCGATCCAACCCTGAAAGACAGTCAGAAGTTGTTGAAGCTCTCAGAACTACAGAACACTCAGCAAAATTGTCTGAGGGTCAAGAGCAGGGCACACCTCCACTTACTTCTAACCTATCAGTCACTCTTCCATCCATCTCTGACAACCAGGCTAAAGCTGGAACAGAACCCACCAACATGCCAAGCATACCATCAGCAATCTTGGATGAAGAGAAAATAGCCCCTCCAAGttgcaacaagaaaatatcaCCATCGAGGTCCAACCTCCAGGCTAAGGCTCCAACAGGTCATGACCACCAGCCTGACACTGAGCTGAGCTCCAGCCACCGAGATGAGGCTGAATCTGGGTTCCTACACCAGCTCCAAACTATGCTAAAGAAACAGACTGAATTGCAGTTAAACTACATCAAACCAAACACTATTGATGAAGGGACTGACTCTGAAAAAACTGTCAATGCCATCATACATTCCATCCctcaggagaaaataaaaagtgaCTTGTACAAGTCTCTGAGTCATGATGGATTCAGCCCATGTGATTATAAAGTCTGTTTAATTTGTGCCTCTTGGATCCCAGATGGCTGCCCACATGAGGGGATGAAATACCCTTGTGAAGCCCATTTGCTGGCCATACCAATTCCTATGCCCAAGTCTGAGGAGGAGATTGGTGTGAAATTTGTCCTCAAATTCCTCCAG GGATGA